One stretch of Paenibacillus sp. AN1007 DNA includes these proteins:
- a CDS encoding MFS transporter, which translates to MKEQSVPVRLWTTDFILLMLCNFLLFLQLHMIVSPLPSYVQDRFQANAFQVSLFTCLFALSAIAARLYSAKALEKGLRNAMIYIGLSVALLATLGYYFAAGIAVLLLLRMVFGVGFGMSSTAFPTMASDIVPVKRMGEGMGYFGLSTSLAMSMGPIIGVTLLQGAGFVTLMLCTAGVIAVIYPLSYSLTRRKTARTSKGAANAANQPLHQSAGMTASVSGANTGSTVKTPFNRKLILPSILNGLLSITYGGLVGFIVLFGKEAHLANPALFFLFNALAVLLVRPFAGRIYDSKGPKALLIPGAVCIALGLIMLSWATTMPILFAAAFVYGIGYGSMQSSLQTWMIQVVSPAQRGMANGMFLNTLDLGIATGALLLGSIASLTSYTEMYRYSVLFMVLFLLIYLIQGKRSGSFQIETHPLLAHTHIPAAQDAASKDSMDTESEPEKK; encoded by the coding sequence ATGAAAGAACAATCTGTACCTGTCCGATTATGGACGACCGATTTCATTTTGCTCATGTTATGTAACTTTTTGCTGTTTCTGCAGCTGCACATGATCGTTTCGCCACTGCCTTCCTATGTACAGGATCGATTTCAGGCCAATGCATTTCAAGTCAGCCTGTTCACTTGTCTGTTTGCCTTAAGTGCTATTGCAGCACGGCTGTACTCTGCGAAAGCGCTGGAGAAGGGTCTGCGTAATGCGATGATCTATATCGGCTTGTCCGTAGCCCTGCTCGCCACGCTCGGCTATTATTTTGCTGCGGGCATTGCTGTGCTGCTGCTGCTCCGAATGGTATTTGGAGTTGGTTTTGGGATGAGCAGCACCGCTTTTCCAACAATGGCCTCCGATATTGTACCCGTAAAACGAATGGGAGAAGGCATGGGTTACTTTGGACTGTCTACAAGTCTGGCCATGTCTATGGGTCCTATTATTGGTGTAACACTGCTGCAGGGAGCCGGATTTGTCACTCTGATGCTCTGTACTGCTGGTGTGATCGCCGTGATCTATCCGCTCAGTTACAGTTTGACGCGCAGAAAGACGGCCCGCACTTCCAAGGGTGCCGCAAATGCTGCAAATCAGCCATTGCACCAAAGCGCGGGGATGACTGCATCTGTGTCGGGAGCCAATACCGGCTCCACGGTGAAAACACCATTTAACCGCAAGCTGATCCTGCCTAGTATACTTAACGGTTTACTGTCCATCACCTATGGTGGATTGGTCGGGTTTATCGTTTTGTTCGGCAAGGAAGCACATTTGGCGAATCCAGCGCTGTTTTTCCTGTTTAACGCCTTGGCGGTTCTATTGGTTAGACCGTTTGCAGGCCGGATTTACGACAGTAAAGGACCCAAAGCCTTGTTGATCCCAGGCGCAGTATGTATCGCACTCGGACTTATTATGCTGTCATGGGCGACAACGATGCCCATTCTGTTTGCTGCTGCTTTTGTGTACGGTATCGGTTATGGCTCCATGCAGTCTTCACTGCAGACCTGGATGATTCAGGTCGTCTCGCCTGCCCAGCGTGGGATGGCAAACGGAATGTTTCTGAACACACTTGATCTCGGCATTGCGACAGGGGCCCTTCTGCTCGGTTCCATCGCATCCCTGACCAGTTATACCGAAATGTATCGGTACTCCGTCCTATTTATGGTCCTTTTTCTGCTGATCTATCTGATCCAAGGCAAGCGAAGCGGCAGCTTCCAAATCGAAACGCATCCGCTGCTGGCTCATACCCATATTCCTGCGGCACAGGATGCTGCTTCAAAGGATTCAATGGATACGGAATCTGAACCGGA